Part of the Bacteroidales bacterium genome is shown below.
AAGAAAATTACGGCAATAATGATCGGCGTTCCCAACCCTCCTTTCCGTATAATGGCTCCCAAAGGAGCTCCGATAAAGAACAGGATGATACAGGCCAGCGACATGGTAAATTTCCGGTGCCATTCCACTTCGTAGCGCCATGTTTGTTTGCTTTTGAAATCCAGTTCATAGATGGTCCCGGCAAACTGGTCCTTCTGGTTGCGAGCATCATTTATGGCCGCTTGTATCGCTTCCTGTCGTTTGGTTTTGGGTTCCAGGTCGAAAGCGGTCATGAAATGATCCGTTATTTTTGACCGGTATATGGTATCTCTTACCCGTGGTGGATAATCGGGAAATTGATAAGCCGGTTTTACCGAAGAACGTAAATGGTCCTCATGTTCTTTGACAACTACTTTCATTGAATCAATGGTAACTTTCAATTGATCAAGGCTCATCATCTGATATCCCTTTTTAAGGATCTGATCATCCTCCGACCTTTCAAAATCAAAGCTGGGCAACACCATCCGGAATGTTTGCTGTTCAAAAGTCTGATGACTGAAGGGATAGGTATTGTTCTTTTTATTGGTGCTTTTTTTGTCTGCTACTTCTTCCCTATACCTGTGTCCGCTATATAGGACCACTTCCAAAAAACGTTTGTCAGCCGTAACCGCCATATGCCCGGAATCGGCAAGGATAACAGTAGTGTTACCCAGCTTTTCAGTGTGATCATATATCATTATATCATACAACAGGTTCGTTTTATGGTCTTTTTTACCGATACGGATGCTGTAACCGTCTATAGCATCTGAGAACGCACCTTCACGTATACTTAATTCCGGACGTTGCTGCCTGATATCGTTGATCAGGCTTCTCATTTTCAGATTGGTAAATGGAGTTATATTGTTGGCAAAAAGAAATGCAATTATTCCGATAATAAAAGAAAGTACAATCAAAGGAAAGACAATCCGTTGTAAAGATATTCCGGCAGCTTTTAAAGCGATCAGTTCATAGTTTTCTCCCATATTGCCCAATGTCAATATCGACGACAATAATACGGCCAAAGGAAAAGCCATGATCGTTAAATTAGCTGATGTATATAATAACAACTCTCCGATAATGGACAGTTCGAGCCCCTTACCTACAAGTTCATCGATCCATTTCCATAAAAACTGCATGAGCAATACAAAGACCACTATGATAAAAACCAGTACGAATGGTCCTATGAATTGTTTCAGCATGAAGCGATGAAGTATCTTCATGGCTTGATATATTTATAACTAATGCTATTCAAGATTCAATACTTTCAGACTGTAAAGGTATAAATTATTCATGATTTATGAAGAAAAGTGTATGATAACCGTTTAATGTGTAAACATGATTGCCTTTATTGGTATACCTGATATGACGATAAAATTTGTTTTAAATAGACATTTTTACTATCTTCGTCCAAGAATGATTTTAATTTTTAAACGATAATGCTATGAGTGTAAAATATGAAATCCGGCATGCTTCTCATCCGGCAGATGCAAAAAGTTATGATACACAAAGACTCCGGAAAGAACATTTAATTGAACATGTTTTTGTAAAAGATGAAATTAACCTGGTATATTCTATGTATGACAGGTATATTGTTGGCGGAGCATTTCCGGTAAGTAAAGCGATCAGGCTGGAAACCATCGAGCCGTTAAAAGCACCTAATTTTTTACATCGCCGGGAGTTGGGGATGATCAATGTCGGTGGCCCCGGAAAAGTGAAAGTCGGGAATGAAGAATATATGATCGGACATAAAGAAGCGCTTTATGTGGGCAGTGGTGATCATGAAGTGACTTTTTCCAGTGAATCAGCCTCCCAGCCGGCTAAATTTTACATTAATTCTGCGCCTGCACACAAATCTCTTCCTACACGGAAGGTGACACTGGCCGATGCTGTAGTGGCGGATATGGGCGCTTTAGAAACATCTAATGCCCGTAGGATCAATAAATTATTGGTGCGCGAGGTGCTGGAAACCTGTCAGCTTCAGATGGGGATGACGGAATTGCAACCGGGGAGCGTTTGGAATACCATGTCTCCTCATACCCATTTGCGCCGTATGGAAGCTTATTTTTATTTTGAAGTTCCGGATAAACAGGCTGTTTGTCACTTTATGGGTGAGATTGACGAAACACGTCATATTTGGATGAAAAATGAACAGGCAGTCATTTCTCCTTCCTGGTCCATTCATTCCGGTGCAGGAACCAGCAATTATACATTTATCTGGGGAATGGCCGGTGAAAATATGGATTATGGAGATATGGACACTGTCCAACCGGATGAATTAAAATAGAAAATAATAATTATTGATAATATTAAAAAGCCTGTAAATACAGGCTTTTTTGGTATCCGGGAAAATGCCTTCCAGATTATTTATTGATAAATTTAATCGTTTGATTAAATAAAATGTTTAAATAAATTGTTTAAATCAAAATATTAGTCTTATATTTGTGCCGTGATAATATGATTGATATGGAAAAAGATAGAAGCACTGAAGAAAAGATCAAACAGGCGGCACGGAAGATCTTTCACCAGAAAGGTTATGCGGCGGCACGTACGCGGGATATCGCCGAAGAGGCCGGTATCAATCTCGCGTTGCTTAATTATTACTTCCGTAGTAAGGAGAAGTTGTTTGAGATGGTAATGGCCGAAAGCCTGAAAGAAATGCTTCATCCTGTGATGGTGATCCTGAATGATCCAGCGACCTCATTGTCATCGAAAATTGATCAGGTGATGGATGCATATGTCGATATTCTTTCGGGAAATCCGAATCTTCCCATATTTATTTTAGGTGAAATGAAAGCACATCCTGAAAGACTTCCCCAAAGAATGGGATTAGAAAATTCGTTCATGAAGCAGACGGTGTTTTATTTTCAATTGGACAGTCATCTGAAAAAGATAAACCTGGACGAAGCCGATCCTATGCAGTATATGGTCAATATGTTATCCCTCATCGTATTTCCTTTTGTTGCATCGCCTTTGTTGAGAACGATCGGAGGATTGAGTGATGATGATTTTCAGCAAATGGTGGAAGAACGGAGGGTATGTGTTCCGGTATGGGTAAAAAATATGATACAGTTAACAGATTAAGTACTCAGTGCTATTTATTGTTTTCTTAAGTGACATGAATCAATTTGATTACGTTTATTCAATATGACATTAATTGTTTGGTATTACTTGGTATGAAAAAGATTGTCTTGCATATTTTCTTATTGCTGGTATCCCAGCTTTCATGGGCGCAGAAAAGTATCACCATCGATGAATGCTGGCAAAAAGCGCGGGAGAACTATCCCCTGATCAGGCAACACGGTTTGGTCGATCTTTCGGAACGATATACGGTTTCAAACATAGGTAAGATCTGGTTGCCCCAGATATCAGTTAATGCGCAGGCTTCCTACCAGTCGGATGTGGTGCATCTTCCGGTCGATATTCCCGGTATGGATATTCCGGTGATCGACAAAGACCAGTACAAAGTTACGGTTGACCTCTCACAAACCATTTGGGACGGAGGGACGACCCGTTCAGAGAAGAAAATTACACGGGCAAGCCATGAGGTCGATAAGCAGCAAATCGAAGTATCGCTTTATACAGTCCGTGAAAGGATCGATCAGTTGTTTTTCGGTATCCTGACCATTGATGAGCAATTGAAGCAATTGGATATCCTTAATGCAGATCTGGATGCAAGTATGAAAGTGGTCACTGCATATCTGCAAAACGGAACAGCCACGTCTTCTGATGTGGATGCGGTACGTGTGGAACTGCTCAATACGGAACAGAGGAGAACGGAGCTGATTTCATCCCGGAAGGCTTATGCCGGAATGTTGTCAGCCATGATCAACGAAACGGTGGGTGAGGATATGGAGCTTGTTAAACCTGTGGAGACATCTATTCAGTATTCATCTTCCATCCGGCGGCCGGAAATGTTATTGTATGCCAGTCAGGGAGAATTATTTCAGGCGCAGGAACATATGATCAATGTAAAAAATATGCCCAGATTTTCACTATTTTTACAAGGTGGTTACGGAAAGCCGGGACTGAATATGCTGGCCAATGAATTTGACTTTTTCTATATCGGTGGAATCCGATTTAGCTGGAACTTTGGTAACCTATATTCATCCAGAAATGACAGGAACCTTATTTCCTTCCGGAAAAATATGATTCTTGCACAACAGGAGACATTCGTATTTAATACCAACCTGAAACTGACCCAGGTTTATCATGAAATACAGAAAGCAAAAGAATTGATGGAACGCGATGATGAAATCATTCTTTTACGTGAGCGGGTGAAAAAAGCAGGGGAAGGAAAGTATGAAAACGGAGTATATACCGTTAACGATCTGGTAAAAGATATTAATGTAAAGAGCCAGGCACAACAGGCCAAAGTTTTACATGAGATACAATACCTGATGAGTATTTATCAGTACAAAATGTTGTCGGGAAATAACGATCAAGAACCAATAAAATGAAATACAGATGGAACACTTATTGAGGCAAACACATAACGGAAAAGAAAAAAGAATCACAGAATATTCTTATTTCATGACTTCATGTTCTTTTCTAATAGCAGTAATGTTTATTTTTCTGGTTTCCTGTAACCGGAACGGGTTCAAATATGATGCTACCGGAACATTCGAGGCCACGGAAATTATCGTTTCTTCGGAAGCCACAGGGAAAGTGGAGGCTTTTGATGTGAAGGAAGGTGTAAGCCTTTCAGAAGGACAGCAGGTCGGTTATATCGACAGTACACAACTGTACCTGAAAAAAATGCAGTTGATCGCAGCACAAAGGGCTGTGGTAGCCCGCCGGCCTGATGTCGCCAAGCAGATTGCCGCCACGAAGGAACAACTAGGCAAAGCACGGTTTGAAAAGGCGCGTTTGGAAAAACTTTTCGAAGTACA
Proteins encoded:
- the kduI gene encoding 5-dehydro-4-deoxy-D-glucuronate isomerase, which encodes MSVKYEIRHASHPADAKSYDTQRLRKEHLIEHVFVKDEINLVYSMYDRYIVGGAFPVSKAIRLETIEPLKAPNFLHRRELGMINVGGPGKVKVGNEEYMIGHKEALYVGSGDHEVTFSSESASQPAKFYINSAPAHKSLPTRKVTLADAVVADMGALETSNARRINKLLVREVLETCQLQMGMTELQPGSVWNTMSPHTHLRRMEAYFYFEVPDKQAVCHFMGEIDETRHIWMKNEQAVISPSWSIHSGAGTSNYTFIWGMAGENMDYGDMDTVQPDELK
- a CDS encoding LptF/LptG family permease, which encodes MKILHRFMLKQFIGPFVLVFIIVVFVLLMQFLWKWIDELVGKGLELSIIGELLLYTSANLTIMAFPLAVLLSSILTLGNMGENYELIALKAAGISLQRIVFPLIVLSFIIGIIAFLFANNITPFTNLKMRSLINDIRQQRPELSIREGAFSDAIDGYSIRIGKKDHKTNLLYDIMIYDHTEKLGNTTVILADSGHMAVTADKRFLEVVLYSGHRYREEVADKKSTNKKNNTYPFSHQTFEQQTFRMVLPSFDFERSEDDQILKKGYQMMSLDQLKVTIDSMKVVVKEHEDHLRSSVKPAYQFPDYPPRVRDTIYRSKITDHFMTAFDLEPKTKRQEAIQAAINDARNQKDQFAGTIYELDFKSKQTWRYEVEWHRKFTMSLACIILFFIGAPLGAIIRKGGLGTPIIIAVIFFVLYYVISMIGEKAAKGGTLTPFLGMWMSTFIVLPIGVFLTYLATRDSSIFNQDLYLSYIKKGLGFIFAIYPTSRANIDIKVSQADMEPENIINEIDELSQKCKVYLEDDLSRLLRLTKIFQKDEDPILTGIGHDYDRVKAILEKSDIDLIRETVREYPNVSLHDYKIKLQSKWQAIAIMIIVPVWLYLYLKALIQKNNLRNDLKNIMGANRNLINEINSTL
- a CDS encoding TolC family protein, whose protein sequence is MKKIVLHIFLLLVSQLSWAQKSITIDECWQKARENYPLIRQHGLVDLSERYTVSNIGKIWLPQISVNAQASYQSDVVHLPVDIPGMDIPVIDKDQYKVTVDLSQTIWDGGTTRSEKKITRASHEVDKQQIEVSLYTVRERIDQLFFGILTIDEQLKQLDILNADLDASMKVVTAYLQNGTATSSDVDAVRVELLNTEQRRTELISSRKAYAGMLSAMINETVGEDMELVKPVETSIQYSSSIRRPEMLLYASQGELFQAQEHMINVKNMPRFSLFLQGGYGKPGLNMLANEFDFFYIGGIRFSWNFGNLYSSRNDRNLISFRKNMILAQQETFVFNTNLKLTQVYHEIQKAKELMERDDEIILLRERVKKAGEGKYENGVYTVNDLVKDINVKSQAQQAKVLHEIQYLMSIYQYKMLSGNNDQEPIK
- a CDS encoding TetR/AcrR family transcriptional regulator, producing MEKDRSTEEKIKQAARKIFHQKGYAAARTRDIAEEAGINLALLNYYFRSKEKLFEMVMAESLKEMLHPVMVILNDPATSLSSKIDQVMDAYVDILSGNPNLPIFILGEMKAHPERLPQRMGLENSFMKQTVFYFQLDSHLKKINLDEADPMQYMVNMLSLIVFPFVASPLLRTIGGLSDDDFQQMVEERRVCVPVWVKNMIQLTD